The DNA sequence AACTACAAAACTTTACTGATTTCCTGATTTTTTGTTCAGACTGTTTTACTAGATTAGGAtttcatgtttgatgtgtttttgaGTTGCAATTAACATATTTGACGAATTGTTGGTATCAAAATAAGATGGGATTTTCTGAGGTTTCCTAactgttttatgtgttttttaaATTAGTCGCTCAATATCTGATCTCTTTTTAGTTTATCAGTTTGGCATACTTACTGATTGGTCTAATTAGATTCAGAAATTGAGATCATATATTTCCTTTGCGTCTTCCACCAAGAACCTTTATCATATCACTGGATGAACTCTTCCATTGGTTCTGAGAGATATTAGTTTCCTGCAATACTTTGGGAATTGACCATTTCTCCTCTGCATGGATGCTCAGAAATTGATTTGCTAACCCATTTTGCCAATTCGATATTTTAGTTATCATGCCTTCCGATTTGCTGTTAATGATCCTGGTTTTGTTTGATAGCCTAAGGCTTTTTGAATTTCTGTAGATGGCTCGATCTGCACTTGATGAAATGTCTGACTCGGGGGCTTTTCTGAGAACTGCTTCAACATTCCGCAACTTCATTTCACGAGATCCGAATTCTCAATATCCAGCAGAATCTGGAAGGTATCATCTGTATATGTCATATGCTTGTCCCTGGGCTTCCAGGTGTCTTGTATACTTGAAGATTAAAGGACTTGAAAAAGCCATCAGTTTCACggtaaattttatttcaaattactAATACATAGATTCAGATTATAATGGCTAAAGTActgttttttttcttccttactCTGTTCAGTCTGTGAAGCCCATATGGGAAAGAACCAAGGACAGTGATGAACATACGGGATGGGTTTTTCCTCTTTCAGAGACAGAGGAACCAGGAGCTGAGCCTGACCCTTTGAATGGGGCAAAAAGTATAAGGGAAATTTATGAGCTTGCAAGTACTAACTATACTGGAAAATACACGGTTCCTGTATGTTCTTCCTGCTCATAAGTCGACTTTTATCTGTATGTTTTCTTGACTCTAATTATATGCTGTTTTTTTTCGAATGATAGGTCCTGTGGGATAAGAAGCTCAAGACAATTGTTAATAATGAGAGTTCTGAGATTATACGAATGTTTAATACTGAATTTAATGATATAGCTGAGAATGCTGCTTTGGACCTGTATCCTTCCCACATGCAAACCCAAATTGATGAAACCAATGAATGGATATACAGTGATATAAATAATGGAGTTTATAAATGTGGATTTGCAAGGAAGCAAGGCCCTTATGAGGAGGTAAGCTATTTAATGGTGTATTATTTGTGATAATCTAGGCCAGTTCACATTTATAGAATATTTCTTTCCATTGTTGAAAATTTCTTTGGTGCTTCACTGCAGGCTGCTAAGCTATTGTATGAAGCTCTTGATAAATGTGAGAGGATACTTGGAAAGCAACGTTATATATGTGGAAACACTCTGTCTGAAGCAGATATTCGCCTGTTTGTTTCCCTCATAAGATTTGATGAGGTACTAGTTTTTCTCATGAAAagtatatatacataaattatTACACACATTCCTTGACCTATATAGTGTGCTCTGTTCGTCTATTGGAGGACATGTAAGATTTCACACATGGACTACATGTTCCAAAATTTCCCcaatttctattttcttttcccCTGCCTCCTCAACAGCTGAAAAGAATTTAACATGAGAATAGGGCCATCTTGTTTGTCTGGACAAGCAggcatttttattttctaatagtAATTGTGTCCATGACCTAATCATAATGAAATTTGTGGCCTAACTtatgttttccttttccaaatCTAGGGAACCTTTAGATGTAATAGACAAAGATAGGcatatatttatgaaaaatgagAACCATCACTAGAAGTTTTCTGGGAGGAACTTGGCTTTCTCTCAGCATAATTTTCACTTTGCAAATCTTTATCAAATACCACTAACAtgctcacacacacacacacacacacacactttTCCGGTTAGGCAGTGAGAGTATCTTATggatttaattatttgtttggtTTTCTGTGCCTTAATAGAGAGTTAGAAGAGAAATAGAAGAGGATAACAAAGTTAGGGAGAAAggaatagagagagagagagggagagggagggaGAGAATATGGGATAAGAGAAGTGTTATTTCTTGCATTCTTGGAATGAATCCTTCATCAGTTTCTTTACGCTTTATAGTTGCTACTGTAACTACCTGTAACAAGATAACTGTTACATGAGCTACTTCCTTCCAAAACTAACTTCCTTCTCTAGTTACAACTGTTTCCTCCTCTTGAGCACTTTTTTGTTACCAAGAATGCGCAAATTCTAGAAACTGAGTCAAAATGAATGTCCAATCCTCTCCCAAGTTGCATCTTCTGGCAAATTGACCCATTTGATGAGTACTTGAAGGATATGATTATGGTGGTGGACCCTAGTTATTGTACGAGTCTGTAGCACCTTATTAGGTGCAACTAGGACCAAATCTTCTTACATAAGGGGAAGTTCCTTTGTTGGAATGATCTGCTGACTCAATTTCTTCTTTAAGAGAGAAGCATGAAATATTGGGTAAATAGAAGTAGTAGGAGGAAATTGCAATATGCCACCTTACCCACTTTCTCCAAAATTTGAAAGGGCCATAATACTTTGTAGCAAGCTTAAGAGGCTGTCTGAGGGCTACTGAAGTTTGCCTACAAAGCTATAAGTTCAAGCAAACCCAATCCCCCATAGCAAACTCTCTCAGTCTGTCAGTCAGTCCTCTTCTTATCAACAATCAGCTTCATCCTATTTTGAGCCAACTGCAAATTCATCTTGAGTTGATTATTTAGTTGTTGTCTCTTTTCCAAAAAAATTCATCCACTGCTCCAATATTAGTAATTCAGTAGAAACTGATGGTAGGAATGGATGAGCATAACCATAAAATGCTTCATAAAGAAACATTTTGATAGCATTGTGGTAAGAAGTGTTATACCACTATTTCACTAGCTGATCCAATTGCCGTAAGAAGTAAGATGAGAATGAGTCATGCATCTTATGTACATCTTCTGGAACTGATTCCATCTCAGTCTATCCATCATGCTGAGTATCATATTTAATACTAAAATTCAAAGTAGTGACTAGGCATTTAAAAATTCCTTCCAAAAAAGGTTGGTGAAAAGCTTATTTTTGTCAGAAATAATAGACTGAGGGACTCCATGCAATCTGAAAATCTTATGCAGAAGCTTAGACACTGAAGAAGCAAAATAAGAATGCAGAAGGGGCAAGAAGTGACCAACTGACCATATTTAGTTAACTTATAGACCCCAACCAATATTGCATTCTTGCCTGAAGATTTGTGAAGTCCTTTTATGAAATCCAAATCCATAGAAATATGTTATCAAGCCTGCTCAAGAATTGGTAGGGGCTCAACAATCCTTGGGAAGATGAGTGCTCATTTTTGGATTTGGCACACACATCACATTGTTGGGGCATAGAATAGAATATTTTTGTAACAAGTTAGGCATGATAAACATCTATACTCCAAGCTTGAGACGGAGTGTTAGAGTGTGGATATAATCCGTACATAATTAGAATAGATTGCAAAATCCTAGGACTAATTGGTACTAATTGATAGATATGATAAACATCTATGTTCCAGCTTGAGAGGGAGTTATAGTGTCGGCATAATCCGTATATAATCATAGGACTAATTGGTACTAATTGATAGATAGGGGATTTTTAAGAGAATGATTTGTTACCTTAATAAGGCCTTGTAATTTGTTTAGCTCCTAAAAATCTAATTTCTTGCCGTTTTCAACCAGTCCACTCCTTAAATCATGTCAAAGCCCTCTAAATTCAATCCTCAAATCGAAATTGGATGAGTAAGATTGCATCTTCCACCCAAACTGGGGACACTTATGACCACAGGTTATTTTCTGCCATCGGCCACTGTATTTGTGGTGACTGGGGTGTCCACCAGTGACAGTTTAATCTCACTATTGGTACTGCCACTGTCAATCAAGATTACCAGCTGCCTGTTTTTgttgttatagattataggaagtaaatatattaatataggaagtaaatattgatagatgggttagttgcttaatcttagggattgtataatcatagacttgattttccttcctgtttagataccgccttttatatataaataggttgtaatctttattatgaaatacaacaataaaatattatatttctacatggtatcagagccagattcgtagatatttatttttttctctctcgtcaAGTCTTAAATTTTTGGAGACTCAGGACTCTTGTCCTTTTCTGTTATCCATCTAGaataatatttgtctctcaccgTTCACCTAAAGAGGATGCCAAAGTCGCCTTGCAGCTCCCTTGTCAGATTTGCTGTTCGTTTACCGTTTAGGTGTTGGGTGGAGGCTTTTTTTGAtactattcatttgggttacccataaagagtaacttttggagact is a window from the Manihot esculenta cultivar AM560-2 chromosome 16, M.esculenta_v8, whole genome shotgun sequence genome containing:
- the LOC110603891 gene encoding glutathionyl-hydroquinone reductase YqjG encodes the protein MTSCFSKIHLAFGPKHTLANLSSSVLPPFFLKMARSALDEMSDSGAFLRTASTFRNFISRDPNSQYPAESGRYHLYMSYACPWASRCLVYLKIKGLEKAISFTSVKPIWERTKDSDEHTGWVFPLSETEEPGAEPDPLNGAKSIREIYELASTNYTGKYTVPVLWDKKLKTIVNNESSEIIRMFNTEFNDIAENAALDLYPSHMQTQIDETNEWIYSDINNGVYKCGFARKQGPYEEAAKLLYEALDKCERILGKQRYICGNTLSEADIRLFVSLIRFDEVYTVHFKCNKKLLREYPNLFNYTKDIYQIPGVSSTVNMEHIKRHYYGSHPSINPFGIIPIGSNINFSSPHDRDRFY